Proteins encoded within one genomic window of Granulicella pectinivorans:
- a CDS encoding PadR family transcriptional regulator, translating to MAKNPEHRDLFPGALEIMILQSLRLRPMHGYGLVKHIKQVSDNLLQVEEGSLYPALQRMLKEGLLESEAGISAKGRPTRIYSLTDAGIRHLENEVVSFERMFAGFTRVLAAAKAWEV from the coding sequence ATGGCGAAGAACCCCGAACATCGCGACCTCTTCCCCGGCGCGCTGGAGATCATGATCCTCCAGTCGCTACGGCTGCGTCCCATGCACGGCTATGGGCTGGTGAAACACATCAAGCAGGTGTCCGACAACCTCCTTCAGGTCGAGGAGGGCTCGCTCTACCCGGCCTTGCAACGCATGTTGAAGGAGGGCCTGCTGGAATCGGAGGCCGGAATCTCCGCCAAGGGCAGACCCACCCGGATCTATTCGCTCACCGATGCGGGTATTCGTCACCTCGAGAACGAAGTCGTCAGCTTCGAACGGATGTTTGCCGGTTTTACCCGCGTGCTCGCCGCCGCCAAAGCCTGGGAGGTGTGA